One window of Triticum dicoccoides isolate Atlit2015 ecotype Zavitan chromosome 5A, WEW_v2.0, whole genome shotgun sequence genomic DNA carries:
- the LOC119297174 gene encoding uncharacterized protein LOC119297174 gives MAGNTHIGGRGAGRGRACIISAGVCQAACHGTPRYGRRHSAPSTVVSCRCIAPFLWPPMSLLQPVDLHISDDEGTGDHGQSRDASIGHPVDLTTECHAATAVVLMHACDKTDTLEQLNSFWLPNLRRAHVMLPTASHGSGEAAGDHGVGSRWTSWMNDGVKRCLHARYTLLSCCRCCVNDAKEFACEQVANHLIHD, from the exons ATGGCAGGAAACACTCACATTGGAGGAAGAGGCGCCGGCAGAGGAAGGGCTTGCATCATCTCAGCTGGTGTGTGCCAAG CGGCTTGCCACGGGACTCCACGGTACGGTCGCCGGCATTCTGCACCTTCCACCGTTGTCTCCTGTAGGTGTATAGCTCCCTTCCTCTGGCCGCCCATGTCCCTGCTACAGCCGGTGGACCTCCACATATCAGACGACGAGGGCACCGGCGACCATGGTCAGTCCCGCGACGCCAG CATCGGCCACCCAGTGGATCTGACTACCGAATGCCATGCGGCGACCGCAGTGGTGTTGATGCATGCCTGCGACAAGACCGACACACTGGAACAACTCAACTCCTTCTGGCTTCCCAACCTCCGGCGTGCCCATGTGATGCTGCCTACAGCCTCCCATGGATCAGGTGAAGCTGCTGGAGATCATGGTGTGGGTTCAAGATGGACCTCATGGATGAATGACGGGGTCAAACGGTGCCTCCATGCCAGATACACTCTGTTGTCGTGCTGCCGATGTTGTGTCAACGATGCTAAGGAATTTGCATGTGAGCAGGTAGCTAACCACTTAATCCATGATTAA